In one Candidatus Thermoplasmatota archaeon genomic region, the following are encoded:
- a CDS encoding nucleoside phosphorylase, which produces MSSRGDGQGPVWFTKEQELIPTDFQAADLRAENAVIALTRHFYPRIVRTAGFRDKGKAPPMNGAIDGRLGRKMVVYESSVGAPAAAMLMETLVASGIKRVLLVGVAGSISSECKIGDVVVPTWGVREEGTSYHYVPGNVKVKASESLVTAIGGHLGRGRFKEGGVWTVDAPYRETKGKIKKYSKQGVVAVDMESTALMAVAMCRKIEFAPVLVISDEAFGEKWVPEFHGPKVRRASEAVCRSVVELMSRS; this is translated from the coding sequence GTGAGCTCTAGGGGAGACGGGCAGGGCCCCGTCTGGTTCACGAAGGAGCAGGAGCTAATTCCCACAGACTTCCAAGCTGCGGATCTCAGGGCGGAGAATGCCGTTATCGCCTTAACAAGACACTTTTACCCGCGGATTGTGAGGACCGCTGGGTTCCGAGACAAGGGCAAGGCCCCGCCAATGAATGGTGCGATAGATGGAAGGCTGGGGCGCAAAATGGTCGTCTACGAATCGTCTGTCGGAGCTCCGGCGGCCGCGATGCTCATGGAGACTCTCGTAGCATCTGGCATCAAGCGCGTGCTCCTTGTGGGTGTTGCTGGTTCAATATCCTCCGAGTGCAAGATCGGCGATGTGGTGGTGCCGACCTGGGGCGTGCGGGAGGAAGGCACATCATATCACTACGTCCCTGGCAATGTGAAGGTCAAGGCTTCGGAATCGCTGGTGACTGCGATCGGAGGCCACCTTGGGCGGGGGCGGTTCAAAGAGGGTGGAGTCTGGACAGTGGATGCGCCATACCGTGAGACGAAGGGCAAGATCAAGAAGTATTCGAAGCAAGGAGTGGTCGCCGTCGACATGGAGTCAACGGCCCTAATGGCCGTTGCGATGTGCAGGAAGATCGAGTTCGCGCCTGTGCTGGTAATCTCTGACGAGGCCTTCGGGGAGAAATGGGTCCCTGAGTTCCACGGGCCGAAAGTGAGAAGGGCCAGCGAGGCCGTGTGCAGATCCGTTGTCGAGTTGATGTCGCGGTCCTAA
- a CDS encoding lamin tail domain-containing protein, protein MLYGAINGITRGLTNGDSNGSTGITNGFVNGSGAVNGFRLSYEQRRVGAVRVDFRKRLLIIAVLVTIIVAIPYALVYAFPKQTVEIDGYFMDWVKAQIFRDTPDSTNPDISLTGYGAKSDVRGSYFYIRTEGTIFNGRDNGVDAFYIFIDRDNKPSSGYSVRGLGADILVMVMGWNRTMTMADTYVFDPDASRLDFSGFQIVSGAQAASSRGELEIASSMQISEKSRMAICASHTNLTSDWSDVNFRTRGSALQVTELHNAPAVLATSSDQHILTLKMSSKGPVSYIDELRFDMLGNVTPLEIVASEGPQILGTSQSGVLPFQPSLRVEGQERSIDITAILPAGHLSGSFGLQLNRTIGLGVDSNVTWVLDSVQDGAKVAYVGVAPARIVIDGAFGDWALRASIQDLIGDAYSEKMKDNRSGDVDITTVKLASTDDVASFYMAVNGTMLGGSSVPSSLVRWVHPGAPAENVTNISESMYGADFAFVFIDTDGNQDTGYDIGGSEISLAVVGKGNSILSSRVFTYVSGGWNDSGPIDAAIDEFQLEISGQYSSLGLISGRTYTVTFVAQDWSGRKDDIGVALPARTSAGTRAYPGIVINEVYNKPPPNTPNDWIELYNTGTTPVDIGGWRLYVDGVLVFTFPSVTIQPGAFYLSPGIDFGKAINFILTDASSSTVDQVSIPFWQEKSHGRIGSPPYSTWADMTPTPGAINQGQTPIPEFSSVLIPAAIVPIILMVIRRSGRAKGATEE, encoded by the coding sequence ATGCTCTACGGTGCCATCAACGGCATCACTCGGGGCCTCACCAACGGCGACTCGAACGGCTCAACTGGCATCACAAACGGGTTCGTGAACGGTTCGGGAGCCGTCAACGGTTTCCGCCTGTCCTATGAGCAGAGACGGGTCGGGGCCGTCAGGGTGGATTTCCGAAAGCGGCTTCTGATCATCGCGGTCCTGGTGACAATCATAGTTGCGATTCCTTATGCCTTGGTTTACGCATTCCCTAAGCAGACAGTCGAGATCGACGGCTACTTCATGGACTGGGTGAAGGCCCAGATCTTCAGAGACACTCCAGATTCCACCAATCCGGACATATCTCTCACTGGCTACGGTGCGAAGTCGGACGTCCGCGGGAGTTACTTCTACATAAGGACTGAGGGTACGATCTTCAACGGCAGAGACAACGGAGTCGATGCGTTCTACATATTCATCGACAGGGACAACAAGCCATCGAGTGGGTACTCCGTCCGAGGGCTCGGAGCCGACATTCTCGTGATGGTAATGGGTTGGAACAGGACCATGACGATGGCCGATACATACGTGTTCGACCCGGACGCGAGCAGGCTGGACTTCTCAGGGTTCCAGATCGTATCCGGGGCCCAGGCTGCCAGCTCGAGAGGCGAGCTGGAAATCGCCAGCTCGATGCAGATAAGCGAGAAGTCAAGAATGGCCATCTGTGCCTCGCATACCAACCTGACGTCGGACTGGTCCGACGTGAACTTCCGCACGAGGGGCTCCGCTCTTCAGGTGACGGAGCTCCACAACGCCCCAGCCGTGCTCGCCACCTCTTCTGATCAGCACATCCTCACCTTGAAGATGTCGAGCAAGGGACCGGTCTCCTACATCGATGAGCTTCGCTTCGACATGCTGGGGAACGTCACCCCTCTGGAGATCGTCGCGAGCGAAGGACCCCAGATACTCGGCACAAGCCAGAGCGGAGTCTTGCCGTTCCAGCCATCGCTCAGGGTCGAGGGACAGGAGCGCAGCATTGACATAACCGCCATTCTGCCCGCAGGGCATCTGAGTGGCTCGTTCGGTCTTCAGCTCAACAGGACAATCGGGCTTGGTGTTGACAGCAACGTCACCTGGGTCCTCGACTCCGTTCAGGATGGGGCGAAGGTTGCATATGTTGGCGTTGCCCCAGCCAGGATTGTCATCGACGGCGCGTTCGGCGACTGGGCGCTTCGAGCATCTATACAGGACCTGATCGGGGACGCGTATTCAGAGAAGATGAAAGACAATCGGTCTGGTGACGTGGATATAACAACGGTGAAGCTCGCGTCCACGGATGATGTGGCATCCTTCTACATGGCCGTAAATGGAACAATGCTGGGAGGCTCCAGCGTTCCCTCCAGCCTCGTAAGATGGGTGCACCCTGGGGCGCCCGCAGAGAACGTCACGAACATATCGGAGTCGATGTATGGCGCTGACTTTGCATTCGTGTTCATCGACACCGACGGGAACCAGGATACGGGTTATGACATCGGCGGATCCGAGATCTCACTGGCGGTCGTCGGCAAGGGCAACAGCATCCTCTCGAGCAGGGTCTTCACGTATGTCTCCGGCGGTTGGAACGACTCTGGCCCCATCGATGCTGCCATAGACGAGTTCCAGTTGGAGATCAGCGGCCAGTACTCTTCGCTAGGCCTGATCTCCGGTAGGACTTACACTGTGACCTTCGTCGCTCAGGACTGGAGCGGTCGGAAAGACGACATCGGCGTCGCGCTCCCTGCCAGGACTTCGGCAGGGACAAGGGCGTATCCGGGCATAGTGATCAATGAGGTGTATAACAAGCCCCCGCCGAACACCCCCAACGATTGGATCGAGCTGTACAACACGGGCACCACGCCGGTCGACATAGGGGGGTGGCGGCTGTATGTCGACGGCGTGCTCGTGTTCACTTTCCCCTCTGTCACGATCCAGCCAGGGGCGTTCTACCTCTCCCCGGGCATCGATTTCGGCAAGGCGATCAACTTCATACTGACCGACGCTTCGAGTTCCACCGTGGACCAGGTCTCCATCCCTTTCTGGCAGGAGAAATCCCACGGCAGGATTGGCAGTCCACCGTATTCGACCTGGGCTGATATGACTCCCACTCCTGGCGCGATCAACCAGGGTCAGACGCCTATACCCGAGTTCAGCAGCGTCCTGATTCCGGCGGCGATAGTACCAATTATCCTTATGGTCATTCGCCGTTCAGGAAGAGCGAAGGGAGCGACAGAGGAGTAG
- a CDS encoding ABC transporter permease, whose translation MAGGRGQMRVLSFVRYSFESVIRNRRRSLFAIIGIVLALSLMAGSWIAVDSSGYGLLRAAIDEVKIDFVATSTDQEFALTPSYLTSRIEAIESVEDVEQAVPVARSTGWVVSNGTADYYGPYSSGTILFLTSEGSRILSLYSINDSLPSPGTVAIPKSVSDDLKIGIGGNITVSMSKSDYFWDSVNNTYVYNNTYLNVTFPVSKIWYQPGGGDEYGGRYGGGYNYIYKQDKDDVVIRGDYNPIVLNMNDSDLVVPAQRAFGGYWPPQLDFYIWVDRGNVISIADIPGTLDRLEFIQHRLDAQGRVYGFTTGSSELAPALEQMAPQLEGMKLLFIGLSLPVVALGTYLSLVGVDLGVTARRREVGILKSRGASNRQVFGSLILESALLGTLAGIMGLLLGIGISRFLLDSAVGLTSGAGSESAIGDLRIGSSTVFLAILFGIFLMLVSSYRPFKKISKIEVAEALHHYSAVLTHLEYKPTKDIVMLTLSIWSIICVSVGLNWTLEGGSWIVQLILIVLLFLGVLLFPIMPFFLSLSIVRLTTRSSHRLYAKLTLLVKPWTKELHYLVDRNIVRNPKRASNLAVIISLALTFGLFISVTMESTLSYQRDLVKYTVGADVKVTGFWWDPVDSKNMSLSNLSSIGSLPGVDEYVMYQTMFLTMDTSGYYGQSIQAVFMDTANYTEVVHPSDFYFPGSGNEVLEKLNTNGTALLSKEYADQQDILVGDVMRVSISLPDDTDGTGNYTLRSFIITIIGFFKGLPGLSLNMIMDQRSIGFIPELNITRAGHEIGFLVNTEHGADPHDVADDVERSLVSSGGVWYGSTVMVDELERLNSDLSFGALSDFLYMEYALSMVIMSVGVGLIIFVAVSDREQELACIMARGSSGSQMRKILMGESVSLMSLGLIVGTAVGLVTAYLFNTLMDGGSSGVVERTMVFTFVSWAVIGIAVASLLIASLMATSRAGKLKLAEVLRIRGG comes from the coding sequence GTGGCTGGGGGAAGGGGCCAGATGAGAGTGCTTTCATTTGTTCGCTATTCCTTCGAATCTGTTATTAGGAACAGGCGCAGGTCCCTCTTCGCCATCATAGGCATTGTGCTAGCTCTCTCCCTGATGGCCGGTTCGTGGATCGCGGTCGACTCCTCGGGATATGGACTGCTCAGAGCTGCAATCGACGAAGTGAAGATCGACTTCGTCGCGACTTCTACTGATCAAGAATTCGCCCTGACCCCATCATATCTGACGTCTCGGATTGAAGCGATCGAGTCCGTGGAAGATGTCGAGCAGGCCGTGCCTGTCGCTAGGTCCACCGGCTGGGTGGTTTCCAACGGGACGGCCGACTACTATGGTCCTTACTCGTCCGGCACCATCCTGTTCTTGACGTCCGAGGGCTCGAGGATACTATCTCTGTACTCCATCAATGACTCTCTGCCATCTCCCGGAACGGTTGCTATCCCCAAGTCCGTTTCTGATGACCTCAAGATCGGGATCGGGGGAAACATAACTGTCTCGATGTCCAAGAGCGATTACTTCTGGGACAGCGTGAACAACACATACGTTTACAACAATACCTATCTCAACGTGACATTCCCGGTCTCCAAGATATGGTATCAGCCAGGAGGCGGCGACGAGTACGGCGGGAGGTACGGTGGTGGCTACAACTACATCTACAAACAGGACAAGGATGACGTCGTCATCAGGGGAGACTACAACCCGATAGTCCTAAACATGAACGACTCTGATTTGGTGGTCCCGGCACAGCGAGCTTTTGGAGGTTATTGGCCGCCTCAGCTGGATTTCTACATCTGGGTGGACCGAGGCAATGTCATCTCGATCGCGGATATACCCGGGACTCTGGATCGGCTGGAATTCATCCAGCACAGGCTGGACGCTCAGGGACGGGTGTACGGGTTCACGACTGGGAGCAGTGAACTTGCCCCAGCGCTAGAGCAAATGGCTCCGCAGCTGGAGGGGATGAAGCTGCTGTTCATCGGGCTATCCCTGCCTGTGGTCGCGCTCGGCACATACCTTTCGCTGGTCGGCGTAGACCTTGGTGTGACGGCAAGAAGGCGAGAGGTCGGCATTCTGAAATCCCGAGGGGCCAGCAACAGGCAGGTCTTTGGCTCTCTCATTCTGGAGTCCGCGCTGTTGGGGACGCTAGCTGGGATCATGGGGCTGTTGCTGGGCATAGGCATCAGCAGGTTCCTGCTAGACTCAGCTGTCGGCCTGACGTCCGGTGCGGGCTCGGAATCCGCGATCGGCGATCTCAGGATTGGTTCGTCCACTGTCTTCCTGGCAATCCTATTCGGGATCTTCTTGATGCTGGTGTCCTCGTACAGACCGTTCAAGAAGATATCGAAGATAGAGGTCGCTGAAGCGCTTCATCACTACTCTGCCGTTCTGACGCATTTGGAGTACAAGCCTACCAAGGACATTGTGATGCTTACATTGTCAATATGGAGCATCATCTGCGTTTCCGTTGGATTGAACTGGACGCTGGAGGGTGGTTCATGGATAGTCCAGCTGATCTTGATAGTGCTACTGTTTCTTGGCGTTCTGTTATTTCCGATCATGCCGTTCTTCCTTTCCCTCAGCATTGTCCGTTTGACGACCAGGAGCTCGCACCGACTGTACGCGAAACTGACGCTCCTTGTGAAACCGTGGACCAAGGAGCTGCACTATCTAGTGGACAGGAACATCGTCAGAAACCCCAAGCGTGCATCCAACCTTGCGGTCATCATCTCCCTCGCGCTCACCTTCGGCCTATTCATATCCGTCACCATGGAATCCACTCTGTCCTATCAGAGGGACCTGGTGAAGTACACAGTCGGCGCAGACGTCAAAGTGACCGGGTTCTGGTGGGATCCGGTTGATTCAAAGAACATGAGCCTGAGCAATCTGTCCTCCATCGGGTCCTTGCCGGGAGTCGATGAGTACGTGATGTACCAGACCATGTTTCTCACGATGGACACGTCGGGCTACTACGGTCAGTCTATTCAGGCCGTGTTCATGGACACGGCCAACTACACTGAGGTCGTCCATCCGTCTGATTTCTACTTCCCAGGCTCGGGCAACGAGGTGCTGGAGAAGCTGAATACGAACGGCACGGCGCTCTTGTCCAAAGAATACGCGGACCAGCAGGACATCTTGGTTGGGGATGTGATGAGAGTGAGCATCTCATTGCCGGACGACACGGACGGCACAGGTAACTACACTCTCCGCTCCTTCATCATCACCATCATCGGGTTCTTCAAGGGACTGCCAGGTCTTTCCCTGAACATGATAATGGACCAGCGATCCATCGGTTTCATCCCCGAATTGAACATCACTAGGGCGGGGCATGAGATAGGTTTCCTGGTCAACACCGAGCACGGCGCGGACCCCCATGATGTTGCGGACGATGTCGAGCGGAGTCTGGTCTCCAGTGGCGGCGTCTGGTACGGGTCAACGGTGATGGTCGACGAGCTCGAGCGCTTGAACAGTGACCTCTCCTTCGGCGCGCTCTCGGATTTCCTATACATGGAGTACGCTTTGTCAATGGTCATAATGAGCGTAGGCGTCGGACTGATCATATTCGTCGCCGTGTCCGATCGGGAACAAGAGCTGGCATGCATCATGGCCAGGGGATCCTCAGGGTCTCAGATGAGGAAGATACTAATGGGAGAATCCGTTTCACTTATGTCGCTCGGACTCATCGTCGGAACCGCTGTCGGACTGGTCACAGCCTACCTGTTCAACACGCTCATGGATGGAGGTTCGTCCGGCGTCGTGGAGAGGACGATGGTGTTCACGTTCGTAAGCTGGGCGGTAATCGGAATTGCAGTTGCTTCTCTTCTAATCGCATCGCTGATGGCGACTTCCCGCGCTGGGAAGCTCAAGCTCGCTGAGGTGCTCAGGATAAGAGGTGGTTGA
- a CDS encoding DUF89 family protein, whose translation MRMTPECIPCLIRRVLFEAEEVDGSDAVEAVRNASEMLGELFAERVCSATVATQVHKETYRILGTRDPYHALKRRSNKVGLELYPAAERFVKASKNPLRDAFLCSIVGNVLDFGIGTGYDDPSKLKKEFRNLLSEGLGHDDTPKIRSILKKAERIIYLGDNCGEIVLDRLALKELKKFDIDLTLVVKGEPILTDATKKDISGLGMEKLVDRIVEAPGFAVGLNLDSLSGPFGKMLRNADLIIAKGMANFESLSETDLSPIAYMLRTKCSPVANAMGLRKDINAVKLFQGGQRR comes from the coding sequence ATGCGGATGACACCCGAGTGCATACCGTGCCTTATCAGAAGAGTCCTGTTCGAGGCCGAAGAGGTCGACGGTTCGGATGCTGTCGAGGCCGTCAGGAACGCATCTGAGATGCTTGGTGAGCTGTTCGCAGAGAGAGTCTGCTCCGCGACGGTCGCTACGCAGGTCCATAAGGAGACATACAGGATATTGGGCACAAGGGACCCGTATCATGCCCTCAAGAGAAGGAGCAACAAGGTCGGTCTGGAACTGTATCCTGCCGCCGAGAGATTCGTCAAGGCTTCTAAGAATCCTCTCAGAGACGCGTTCCTTTGCTCTATCGTGGGGAACGTGCTCGATTTCGGGATAGGGACTGGATATGATGATCCGTCCAAGTTGAAGAAGGAATTCAGGAACCTGCTATCGGAGGGTCTCGGACATGATGACACTCCGAAAATCCGATCCATCCTGAAGAAAGCCGAGCGCATCATCTATCTCGGGGACAACTGCGGAGAGATCGTTCTTGACAGGCTCGCGCTCAAGGAGCTGAAGAAGTTCGATATCGACTTGACCCTCGTCGTCAAGGGGGAACCGATTCTCACCGATGCAACGAAAAAGGACATTTCGGGGCTTGGGATGGAGAAACTAGTCGATCGGATTGTAGAGGCTCCTGGCTTTGCTGTCGGATTGAATCTCGATTCGCTCAGCGGTCCGTTCGGAAAAATGTTGCGCAACGCCGATCTCATCATCGCTAAAGGGATGGCGAACTTCGAATCGCTTTCTGAGACGGACCTGAGCCCGATAGCGTACATGCTCAGGACGAAGTGCTCTCCTGTCGCGAACGCAATGGGGCTAAGAAAGGACATCAACGCGGTCAAGCTGTTCCAAGGAGGTCAGAGGAGATGA
- a CDS encoding ABC transporter ATP-binding protein — translation MGDIIVKDLIKVYKTGKSEVIALRGLDCTIKGSEVLAIMGPSGCGKTTLLNIVGGLDRPTAGSIMVDGTNLVNMSDAELVRHRRERVGIVFQFFNLVPTLTARENIELPMRLAGKSSDLMAKRSGELLKIVDMEPRADHKPDELSGGEQQRIGLATALANDPPIILADEPTGELDTVTGHQILLLLKRLRDEYKKTIVIVTHDQRIGQIADTVMTIVDGKITGSVTGQEFLASLSTGSSLSPS, via the coding sequence ATGGGAGACATCATCGTGAAGGATCTGATAAAGGTCTACAAGACAGGCAAATCGGAAGTGATCGCCCTAAGGGGTCTGGACTGCACGATAAAAGGCAGCGAGGTCCTCGCGATAATGGGGCCATCAGGCTGCGGCAAGACCACACTCCTCAACATCGTCGGCGGACTTGACCGGCCGACTGCAGGGTCTATCATGGTTGACGGGACAAACCTGGTCAACATGTCGGATGCGGAGCTGGTGAGGCACAGGCGTGAGAGGGTCGGCATAGTCTTCCAGTTCTTTAACCTGGTCCCGACCCTGACGGCGAGGGAGAACATCGAACTACCCATGAGGCTGGCGGGCAAGAGCTCAGACTTGATGGCTAAGCGTTCCGGAGAACTTCTGAAGATCGTCGACATGGAGCCGCGGGCGGATCACAAGCCGGACGAGCTGTCAGGCGGGGAGCAGCAGCGGATAGGTCTCGCAACGGCCCTCGCGAACGACCCTCCGATCATCCTCGCAGACGAACCAACGGGCGAACTGGACACTGTGACGGGCCATCAGATACTCTTGCTCTTGAAGAGGCTCAGGGACGAATACAAGAAGACGATCGTGATAGTCACACATGATCAGAGGATAGGTCAGATAGCTGATACTGTGATGACGATTGTGGATGGCAAGATAACAGGCTCGGTGACGGGGCAGGAGTTCTTGGCCAGTCTTTCTACTGGATCTTCACTTTCCCCTTCTTGA
- a CDS encoding zinc ribbon domain-containing protein has product MPKKKDVVKEEPVEPEVACPVCGKPVSMDVNSCPHCGAEFEEEVEEVEAAPAEAAAVEDEETAECPVCGKSVSLNVSSCPYCGAEFEEDEVEEVIEVEEREVPVKATPMASQRPKRAPEKIPIAEEEYVEDEAAVGETHAGEPVPASITDFRVIGVALVILGIIGSQIAFMIDWYWSWVPPIKSHLGTFVAIPAIIIVVGLLVFMLIKKMSTEGKSFPKMMPGMSLSLFMFGIMALILVMLWSPINNALQDSTVGVGGAFVAILVVGVLVMFMGQKMAAKNAA; this is encoded by the coding sequence ATGCCCAAGAAGAAGGATGTTGTCAAGGAAGAGCCGGTAGAGCCGGAGGTCGCCTGCCCAGTCTGCGGTAAGCCCGTTAGCATGGATGTGAACTCCTGTCCTCACTGTGGTGCAGAGTTCGAGGAGGAGGTCGAAGAGGTCGAGGCAGCTCCTGCCGAGGCGGCCGCAGTGGAAGATGAGGAGACCGCAGAGTGCCCGGTCTGTGGCAAGTCTGTGAGCCTCAACGTGTCCTCGTGCCCGTATTGCGGTGCGGAATTCGAGGAGGACGAGGTCGAAGAGGTCATCGAGGTCGAGGAGAGAGAGGTCCCCGTCAAGGCTACCCCGATGGCATCTCAGAGGCCAAAGAGGGCCCCCGAGAAGATCCCAATTGCGGAAGAGGAATACGTCGAGGACGAGGCAGCGGTCGGGGAGACCCACGCAGGAGAGCCAGTCCCCGCAAGCATAACGGACTTCAGGGTCATCGGGGTCGCGCTCGTAATCCTGGGCATAATCGGATCTCAGATCGCGTTCATGATAGATTGGTACTGGTCGTGGGTCCCGCCAATCAAGTCGCACCTGGGAACGTTCGTGGCAATACCCGCAATCATCATCGTCGTCGGTCTCCTTGTATTCATGCTGATCAAGAAGATGAGCACGGAGGGCAAGAGCTTCCCCAAGATGATGCCGGGAATGTCCCTTTCCTTGTTCATGTTCGGCATCATGGCCCTCATACTCGTGATGCTCTGGAGCCCGATCAACAACGCGCTCCAGGACTCCACGGTCGGGGTCGGAGGCGCCTTCGTTGCCATACTGGTCGTCGGTGTGCTCGTGATGTTCATGGGTCAGAAGATGGCTGCGAAGAACGCCGCCTGA
- a CDS encoding dipeptide epimerase — protein sequence MIDSIEFRSFTNRRTSTFKIATGSSDVEENVIVKVVSGDDYGVGSANPTNVTHETLQSIESFLSKVQKKSVGTDENDLDKIHQRLDSIAPGNTAAKAAVDIALFDLLSKREKKPLYEFLGGSRDRMITDMTIGIESKETTVQEALKHTESGFKALKIKVGLELYEDIKRVAAVRDAIGPSIEIRVDANQGYTVEQAIMFCEAMGSLEVVVVEQPVKAEDLDGLKRVTEASDVRIMADECVKSVMDARKVARACAADMINIKLMKSAGINDAVMINRMANAANMSTMVGCMGEIQVSIVAGLHFALSSENVKYADLDSHFNIIDDPSSGIEFEDGCLIAPKGYGLGVKTPLDD from the coding sequence ATGATTGACTCAATCGAGTTCAGGAGCTTCACCAACAGAAGGACGAGCACTTTCAAGATCGCTACCGGCTCATCCGACGTCGAGGAGAACGTCATTGTCAAGGTCGTCTCTGGCGACGACTATGGGGTAGGGAGCGCGAACCCGACAAATGTCACCCATGAGACGCTTCAGTCGATCGAGTCGTTCCTCTCGAAGGTCCAGAAGAAGAGCGTTGGGACGGACGAGAATGATCTCGACAAGATCCACCAACGTCTGGACTCGATAGCTCCTGGCAACACTGCAGCGAAGGCAGCAGTCGACATCGCATTGTTCGACCTGCTGAGCAAACGAGAGAAGAAACCACTTTACGAGTTCCTCGGAGGCTCGAGGGACCGGATGATCACGGACATGACGATTGGCATAGAATCCAAGGAGACGACCGTGCAAGAGGCGCTGAAGCACACAGAATCCGGCTTCAAGGCGCTCAAGATCAAGGTTGGCCTGGAGCTCTATGAAGACATCAAGAGAGTTGCCGCAGTGAGGGACGCAATTGGCCCGTCGATCGAGATCCGTGTGGACGCAAACCAAGGATACACAGTCGAGCAGGCGATCATGTTCTGTGAGGCTATGGGATCGCTCGAGGTCGTCGTGGTAGAACAACCCGTCAAGGCGGAGGACCTGGACGGCTTGAAGAGGGTCACGGAAGCGAGCGATGTGCGGATCATGGCCGATGAGTGCGTGAAGTCAGTCATGGACGCTCGGAAAGTGGCTAGGGCGTGCGCAGCAGATATGATCAATATCAAACTGATGAAGAGCGCTGGAATAAACGACGCCGTAATGATTAACCGGATGGCGAACGCAGCGAACATGTCCACAATGGTCGGATGCATGGGGGAGATCCAGGTATCCATCGTTGCGGGATTGCACTTCGCCTTGAGCTCTGAAAACGTGAAGTATGCGGACCTGGACTCTCATTTCAACATCATCGATGATCCTTCATCCGGGATCGAGTTCGAGGATGGTTGTCTTATCGCGCCCAAAGGCTATGGGCTTGGAGTCAAGACTCCTCTCGACGATTAG